The bacterium DNA segment GGACGTTGGCCCCGATCTGAGCGCACGATCCCACGGTGGCCCAGGTGTCGACCATGGTGTTGGCCCCCACTCGGGCACCGATGTTCACGTAGCTGGGCATCATGATTACGCCCCGGTCCAAGAACGAACCCCAGCGGGCCGACGCCCCGGGCACCACCCGGACCCCGGCGGCCTGATAGTCGGTCTTGAGGGGGATCTTGTCGGCGTACTCGAACGGGCCCAGCTCCATGGTCTCCATCTCGGCCATGGAGAACAGCAGCAGGATGGCCTGCTTGAGCCATTGGTTCACCACCACCTCGCCGTCGCCGTTCACCTCGGCCACCCGGGCCTCGCCGGCATCGAGCAGGCCGATGGCCTCGGTCACCGCAGCTCGGGCCTCAGCGTCGCCCTCGGTGATCGGTGTCCGGTCGGCCCACAGCGCCTCAATCCGGTTTTGCAGATCGCTCATGCTATTGCTCACTTCCTCACGGTATCGCCGCGCCGGGCGGCCATACGCTGTTCAAGCAGGTCGATTCGGGTGTCGGGGGCCACGGCGGCCACTCGGATGTGGCCCTGGCCCGATGGACCGTAGAACTCCCCGGGGCTGGCCAGCGCCCCCATTTCCTCAGCTACCCGGCGGGCCAGCGCCCAGCCGTCGCCGTCGGTTGACGCGGCCCACAAATAAAGCCCCCCGCCGGGCAGGGCCAC contains these protein-coding regions:
- a CDS encoding 2,3,4,5-tetrahydropyridine-2,6-dicarboxylate N-succinyltransferase, encoding MSDLQNRIEALWADRTPITEGDAEARAAVTEAIGLLDAGEARVAEVNGDGEVVVNQWLKQAILLLFSMAEMETMELGPFEYADKIPLKTDYQAAGVRVVPGASARWGSFLDRGVIMMPSYVNIGARVGANTMVDTWATVGSCAQIGANVHLSGGVGIGGVLEPPQAAPVMVGDDCLIGSRCIVADGARVGDGVVLGAGCVLTGSIPVIDAATGEELGRGAVPDWCVAVSATRSRTFDGGTFGMPCVLVIKHLEAGERHDKAQLNAVLRDHGAAT